A stretch of Desulfotignum phosphitoxidans DSM 13687 DNA encodes these proteins:
- a CDS encoding trimethylamine methyltransferase family protein, protein MKNRLQPLTDKEIQTVHDACMQILGNTGVSFKAPEAVEIFKRHGVRTDGEKVFLTEKQVLDALKTVPEEFTIQARKPINNVRIGGDHFAFGPAWAAPFVIDADGGRRTGTLKDQENFCKLVQTSPYLNLVAGSMAVPAEYPSEEADTRTLAACLTLTDMPLISNPCLKRNGQEMARMASIVWGQDITHLEHPVSIVSVNPLSPLSYSGDTLEGLMAFAKHGQALLISSMVLAGITGPISIAGTAALELAESLSGIVLAQLIHPGVPCVTGGTSCASDMRTGGVSLGGPESLQLVGIAAQMADHYGLPCRYGGNLTDAYSINAQSGLESALLMLAPVLSGVHFIHQSCGILGAYAATSFEKFVIDEEVCGMIRKAVTPLEITAESINTELIHRVGSNGSYMMQPETAKHCRTAFFPSQLTRKSTYEDWEAKDNGNIVGRASEYVKKRLESYVKPDMDPAIEKDLSAYVEKGK, encoded by the coding sequence ATGAAAAATCGATTACAACCCCTCACTGATAAAGAGATTCAGACCGTCCATGATGCCTGCATGCAGATCCTGGGCAACACGGGCGTGTCTTTCAAGGCGCCTGAAGCGGTAGAGATCTTTAAACGCCACGGAGTCAGAACAGATGGAGAAAAGGTATTTCTGACAGAGAAACAGGTGCTCGACGCGCTGAAAACCGTGCCTGAAGAATTTACCATCCAGGCCAGAAAGCCCATAAACAATGTACGTATCGGCGGGGACCATTTTGCGTTCGGCCCGGCCTGGGCCGCCCCGTTCGTGATCGATGCCGACGGGGGGCGCCGGACCGGGACCCTGAAGGATCAGGAAAATTTCTGCAAACTGGTGCAGACCTCCCCATATCTGAATCTGGTGGCCGGCTCCATGGCCGTTCCGGCCGAATACCCTTCGGAAGAGGCGGATACCCGGACTCTGGCCGCGTGCCTGACCCTGACGGACATGCCGTTGATATCCAATCCTTGTCTGAAAAGAAACGGACAGGAGATGGCCCGGATGGCATCCATTGTATGGGGTCAGGACATCACACACCTGGAACACCCAGTATCCATTGTTTCGGTCAACCCGTTATCACCGCTGTCCTACAGCGGAGATACCCTGGAAGGACTGATGGCGTTTGCTAAACACGGCCAGGCCCTGCTGATTTCATCCATGGTGCTTGCCGGCATTACGGGTCCCATCAGCATTGCGGGAACCGCCGCTCTTGAACTTGCGGAAAGCCTGTCCGGAATTGTTCTGGCCCAGCTCATTCATCCGGGTGTTCCCTGTGTCACCGGGGGCACTTCCTGCGCGTCGGATATGCGCACCGGCGGGGTCAGCCTGGGAGGGCCTGAATCCCTTCAGCTTGTGGGAATTGCCGCACAGATGGCGGATCACTATGGACTGCCCTGCAGGTATGGGGGGAACCTGACCGATGCCTATTCCATCAATGCCCAGTCAGGACTGGAATCGGCCCTGCTCATGTTGGCTCCGGTGCTGTCCGGGGTGCATTTCATCCACCAGTCCTGCGGTATTCTGGGGGCATATGCCGCCACCAGCTTTGAAAAATTTGTGATCGACGAAGAGGTGTGCGGCATGATCCGAAAAGCGGTAACCCCCCTGGAGATCACGGCGGAAAGTATCAACACCGAACTGATCCACCGGGTGGGCAGCAACGGAAGTTACATGATGCAGCCGGAAACTGCGAAACACTGCCGCACCGCTTTTTTTCCCTCTCAGCTGACCCGGAAAAGCACGTATGAAGACTGGGAAGCAAAAGATAACGGAAATATTGTTGGCCGGGCATCTGAATATGTCAAAAAGCGGCTTGAATCCTATGTCAAGCCGGATATGGATCCGGCCATAGAAAAGGACCTCAGCGCTTATGTGGAAAAAGGAAAATAA
- a CDS encoding BCCT family transporter, with protein sequence MEQTSVAKDRSDMLTRDEKPGSVLERFLGKTDHQLFWITLVIFIIIAGLGVMAPDRLAAALQVLQAFITTHFTWYYLLFTAACLGFSLWAAAGPYAKLKLGKDDDEPEFSTMAWLAMLFSAGIGLGFIFWGIAEPLYHYMQTPYGAEPGSAEAVPVALQISYLHWGFHPWSLYAVGGLGIAYFSFRHDQPMTIATSLYGILGEKTETSPWSKLANLVTAFATIAGISTALGLGILSIKFGMTHITGIEMTPGVTVFVLILFMAAYIASSVSGLKRGLKYMSLINLWLAFAVIAFIFFAGPTLQLLDLFTDSVGHYLTNFVTMTFWSDSMDQAFDGKWLGWWTVFYWAFWIAWVPFVGGFIARISRGRTVREFILWVVLIPSIVMFICFDIFGGAAILAERSGAVELWKAVQADMGSGIFMLLTAYPFGFLASIMIFVSLIIFLITSADSASFLVAMLMSKGELEPKAGMKIVWGVVLGSLSIILLQSDGLKALQTASIVCALPFTLVMIAMMVSMVKGFRKDRAKE encoded by the coding sequence ATGGAACAAACATCTGTAGCAAAAGACCGCAGTGATATGCTGACCCGGGATGAAAAGCCGGGCAGTGTATTGGAACGTTTTCTGGGAAAAACGGATCATCAGTTATTCTGGATTACCCTGGTCATTTTCATCATTATCGCGGGGCTGGGGGTCATGGCGCCGGATCGGCTGGCCGCGGCACTTCAGGTCCTGCAGGCATTCATCACCACTCACTTTACCTGGTATTATCTGTTGTTTACCGCAGCCTGTCTGGGGTTTTCCCTGTGGGCCGCAGCCGGGCCCTATGCCAAATTGAAACTGGGCAAAGATGATGATGAACCGGAATTCAGCACCATGGCATGGCTGGCCATGCTGTTCAGTGCGGGAATTGGTCTGGGATTTATCTTCTGGGGGATTGCCGAACCCCTGTATCACTACATGCAGACCCCTTACGGAGCGGAACCGGGATCTGCAGAGGCCGTACCCGTGGCCCTGCAGATCAGCTACCTGCACTGGGGATTTCATCCCTGGTCCCTGTATGCAGTAGGCGGCCTGGGGATTGCCTATTTCTCCTTCAGACATGACCAGCCCATGACCATTGCCACCTCCCTGTACGGCATTCTGGGGGAAAAAACAGAAACCAGCCCGTGGAGCAAACTCGCCAACCTGGTCACGGCCTTTGCCACCATCGCGGGCATCAGCACAGCCTTGGGGCTGGGGATTCTGTCCATCAAGTTTGGTATGACCCATATTACCGGCATTGAAATGACCCCGGGGGTGACCGTTTTTGTTCTTATCCTGTTCATGGCGGCGTATATTGCTTCTTCGGTCTCCGGCCTGAAGCGGGGCCTCAAATATATGAGTCTCATCAATCTCTGGCTGGCGTTTGCGGTTATTGCATTTATCTTTTTTGCCGGACCCACCCTTCAGCTACTGGATCTGTTCACCGATTCTGTCGGGCATTACTTGACCAATTTTGTCACCATGACCTTCTGGAGTGATTCCATGGACCAGGCGTTTGACGGCAAATGGCTGGGATGGTGGACGGTGTTCTACTGGGCGTTCTGGATCGCCTGGGTCCCGTTTGTGGGCGGATTTATCGCCAGAATTTCCCGGGGCAGGACGGTGCGGGAATTTATCCTCTGGGTGGTGCTCATCCCATCCATTGTGATGTTTATCTGCTTTGATATTTTCGGCGGGGCCGCCATCCTGGCGGAAAGGTCCGGTGCCGTGGAGCTGTGGAAAGCGGTACAGGCCGACATGGGGTCCGGTATCTTTATGCTGCTGACCGCTTATCCGTTCGGATTTCTGGCATCCATCATGATTTTTGTCAGCTTGATTATCTTTTTAATCACCTCGGCGGATTCCGCCTCGTTTCTGGTGGCCATGCTGATGTCCAAAGGGGAGTTGGAACCCAAGGCCGGCATGAAGATCGTCTGGGGTGTGGTCCTGGGGTCTTTGTCTATTATCCTGCTGCAGAGCGACGGCCTCAAAGCCCTTCAGACCGCGTCCATTGTCTGTGCGCTGCCCTTCACCCTGGTGATGATCGCCATGATGGTATCCATGGTGAAAGGATTCAGAAAGGACCGGGCCAAAGAATGA
- a CDS encoding aminomethyltransferase family protein, with product MKKITRTSALTARHKDLGGKFEEYIRMGVPMTYDTDPRDEHDAVRDAAGMYDFTAFLKFRVTGPDAAAVLNHAVTFDVTRVSPGQSKYGPFLRETGVICDDGIVFNLGDDEYLVVHGDGCARTMAEASAEGKDASVEYDGGLHLISLQGPKALELLDPHTPVDLPAMKYFHHEKTTVFGCPCLLSRTGFSGERGYEMFVDPHLACDIWDNILHYGKNMGVMPCSIASIFPVRMEAALLWRRFDLMENTPWEVNMGWAVHENKEDFRGKEALLAAKGNERFRLCGIEVDLDEALSGGERLMIDGKEVGTVNEKPAYSHRMKKSLALVRLLPEVAAIGTRLQVDAENGPFTATVVKFPVYDTQKTRTHK from the coding sequence ATGAAAAAAATAACGAGAACATCCGCACTCACGGCCCGCCACAAGGATCTGGGGGGCAAATTTGAAGAATATATCCGGATGGGGGTTCCCATGACCTATGACACGGATCCCAGGGACGAGCATGACGCGGTTCGGGATGCTGCCGGCATGTACGATTTCACAGCCTTTTTGAAATTCCGTGTCACCGGGCCGGATGCGGCAGCGGTATTGAACCATGCCGTCACCTTTGATGTCACCAGGGTGTCGCCGGGCCAGTCCAAATACGGCCCGTTTCTCAGAGAAACCGGGGTGATCTGTGACGACGGCATCGTGTTCAACCTGGGGGATGATGAATACCTGGTGGTGCACGGAGATGGTTGTGCCCGGACCATGGCCGAAGCCTCGGCTGAAGGGAAAGACGCCTCAGTGGAATACGACGGCGGGCTTCATCTGATTTCCCTGCAGGGACCCAAAGCCCTGGAACTGTTGGATCCCCATACCCCCGTCGATCTGCCGGCCATGAAATATTTTCACCATGAAAAAACCACGGTTTTCGGATGCCCGTGCCTGTTGTCCCGGACGGGATTTTCCGGAGAACGGGGGTATGAAATGTTTGTGGATCCCCACCTGGCCTGTGACATCTGGGACAATATTCTGCACTATGGCAAAAACATGGGGGTCATGCCCTGTTCCATTGCCAGCATCTTTCCGGTGCGCATGGAGGCCGCATTGCTGTGGCGCCGGTTTGACCTGATGGAAAACACCCCCTGGGAAGTCAATATGGGCTGGGCCGTCCATGAAAACAAGGAAGATTTCCGCGGGAAAGAAGCGCTTTTGGCGGCCAAAGGAAACGAGCGGTTCCGGCTGTGCGGCATCGAGGTGGACCTGGATGAGGCCCTGTCCGGCGGAGAACGTCTGATGATCGATGGAAAAGAGGTTGGCACTGTCAATGAAAAGCCGGCCTATTCTCACCGGATGAAAAAATCACTGGCCCTGGTCCGCCTGCTTCCGGAAGTGGCCGCCATCGGGACCAGACTTCAGGTTGACGCTGAAAACGGCCCCTTTACGGCAACCGTGGTCAAATTTCCGGTTTACGATACCCAGAAGACCCGTACCCATAAATAG
- a CDS encoding type II toxin-antitoxin system PemK/MazF family toxin: protein MVIRKGSLYWVDFSPAKGSDPMGKRPGLVLQNDLLNDSKLNTVIVAAITSTMKFGELPGNVSLHKGEANLPRPSVINMTQIKTVDKRSLKEKIGTLSKDRMAQVHDGLNLIMDLSESLC, encoded by the coding sequence ATGGTGATCCGGAAAGGATCGCTTTACTGGGTGGATTTTTCTCCGGCCAAGGGGTCTGATCCCATGGGAAAACGACCGGGGCTTGTCCTACAGAATGATCTGCTCAATGACAGCAAATTGAATACCGTTATCGTTGCCGCCATCACGTCGACAATGAAATTTGGTGAACTGCCGGGAAACGTGAGCCTTCACAAAGGCGAAGCCAACCTGCCCAGACCGTCCGTGATCAACATGACCCAGATCAAAACCGTGGACAAACGCAGCCTCAAGGAAAAAATCGGCACCCTGTCAAAAGATCGAATGGCCCAGGTCCATGACGGATTGAACCTCATCATGGACCTGTCGGAATCGCTTTGTTGA
- a CDS encoding type II toxin-antitoxin system HicB family antitoxin, whose product MHTQKIAITMPTDLIAVIDEISRLKGMSRSGFISAVLKEKIALEKEKTGKK is encoded by the coding sequence ATGCATACCCAGAAGATTGCCATCACCATGCCCACAGACCTGATTGCAGTTATTGACGAAATCAGCCGGCTGAAGGGTATGTCCAGAAGTGGATTCATTTCCGCCGTTTTGAAAGAAAAAATCGCTTTAGAGAAAGAAAAAACAGGTAAAAAATGA
- a CDS encoding translocation/assembly module TamB domain-containing protein, whose protein sequence is MSIKKKITIAGAGVLVCIGVLMAGIYGYSRTDHARNLVVDQINARIPGTISAGQIKVLVDGALIRLEDIRLRDSQGNLCLVFDSLDLQIRWRALFDKVLEVRHFQIDGLHLDLVSDGAGGLNILDALGAGEDTPDAVPETKTSGAALPLNVQIKNAQITRSAVSFSDPVNTVALGSLEIAVTDVDLHRMSGAVTLKVRDMGYSGAGKTMDARSLTVTASVEEKKSGRFHMDLDSAIGVLTASGSVKDLFDHPQIDLTADLTTDLAAVSQISPDIPDLGGNVHVSVAGKGSVNDPAVQVRIKGQQLAMAPDIKDGSLDIAMNLANRVLHLEQGRADLLGIQAAFSGSTNLSQVFPDGFLGPAQDFEQLNYALSFNQTEGDFQHLAPWVPGFSGKFSSRGQIQGRGISVDTLAAGYELTAVFKGLKQDESEIDPLDLDIEVAGDMDSQLLTLDQLSVDTRPAQVLASGKYHLADQILDVSLTVSSDDLHAVTQTFGLSPAKGRVKAAVQATGSISGPDISVTLAGRELAAAGILVNQVDLTGNLDSKGRATLTDFTVQGPGLDLAVSGDADLFDTGFALKKRIRASLKTMGNILPETLLARSDLDVDPQFLDTHVAFDLKSHVDYDMGTAVAIAGVKEITIPRQNLEAMVDLNNHRFSLFLENLADISGVLDMKKSAYTLDIDFKAGDFSSLLTAVGITGVSGGVEGWVRSGGTLPGDVTAPLETHLAAAKGGITIKADISGMADQPDVNALISLTDLSWHPESLVPEISDLNGRLSFKDVHLDLLHTHAADSNDASTAESGGMIPVKTVQADLGLNRLDEKGLDLQLTLDQSIHLGASFNPETSAFDVTATFSATRLDPFVTAAGIFGITGHVDGQIESKGRINMDLPPQITEQLKPAAGSLQLDADVAGSFHDPQINAGIVLDKLYYPVPEAGLTVSNFNGMVTLSNDQLKIESMSAKLGQGTLDISGDLGLENFMPVTGQARVRAYHVAVSIEDTLDAAFNTDLTFSGTRENSRVTGSVQLIHGEFYKDFDFDLAEALESRKMGSAGPVDMSSKPGGEPSFFEKTTLDIDVNYKDPFILDNNLAFIMVAPDLKITGTVRQPVLTGRADIAEGTVVYHKRQFEIEKGIIDFVDPFRIDPKITLQASTAIRKWVIYMDVSGKMDNFRFKLYADPAETHEDILSLLIIGKTTQELGQGGGSYTGILADKASEMIGKEVSSSTPLDTFKLGYDESDGQGGNVSVTMGKKLSERLEVIYSMETEDQETVHTNSAEYKMLENVILRAFNDSQGDFGTEITLKLEFR, encoded by the coding sequence TTGAGTATTAAAAAAAAAATAACAATTGCCGGGGCCGGCGTTCTGGTGTGCATAGGAGTTCTGATGGCCGGCATTTACGGATACAGCCGCACGGATCATGCCCGGAATCTGGTGGTGGATCAGATCAATGCCCGGATTCCCGGCACGATATCCGCCGGACAGATAAAGGTATTGGTCGACGGCGCATTGATACGGCTGGAAGATATCCGGCTGAGAGATTCCCAGGGAAATTTGTGTCTGGTATTTGATTCACTGGATCTTCAGATCCGCTGGCGCGCATTGTTTGACAAGGTGTTGGAGGTCAGGCATTTTCAGATTGATGGGCTTCACCTGGATCTGGTTTCAGATGGGGCCGGCGGGTTGAATATTCTGGATGCCCTTGGGGCCGGAGAAGACACCCCGGATGCGGTTCCCGAAACAAAGACGTCCGGGGCGGCCCTGCCGTTGAACGTGCAAATCAAAAATGCACAGATCACCCGCAGTGCCGTGTCATTTTCAGATCCTGTGAACACGGTTGCCTTGGGGTCGCTGGAAATAGCCGTGACGGATGTGGATTTACATCGTATGTCCGGGGCAGTGACCCTGAAGGTAAGGGATATGGGTTATTCCGGCGCCGGAAAAACCATGGATGCCAGATCTTTAACTGTTACCGCTTCAGTGGAGGAAAAAAAATCAGGCCGATTTCACATGGACCTGGATTCAGCCATCGGAGTGCTGACCGCATCCGGTTCTGTCAAAGATCTGTTTGATCATCCGCAAATTGATCTGACAGCCGATCTGACAACCGACCTGGCTGCCGTTTCTCAAATATCCCCGGACATCCCTGATCTGGGCGGGAATGTCCATGTGTCAGTGGCCGGAAAAGGATCTGTCAACGATCCGGCCGTTCAGGTTCGGATCAAAGGGCAGCAGCTCGCCATGGCCCCGGATATAAAGGATGGCAGCCTGGATATTGCCATGAATCTGGCCAACCGGGTCCTGCACCTTGAACAGGGGCGGGCCGACCTGCTGGGAATCCAGGCAGCATTTTCCGGATCAACGAATCTGTCCCAGGTGTTCCCGGATGGATTTCTGGGTCCGGCCCAGGATTTCGAGCAATTGAATTATGCCTTGTCATTCAACCAGACAGAAGGGGATTTTCAGCACCTGGCCCCATGGGTTCCCGGGTTTTCAGGCAAATTTTCATCCCGGGGCCAAATCCAGGGCCGGGGTATTTCCGTGGATACCCTGGCGGCCGGGTATGAGCTGACTGCCGTTTTCAAAGGATTGAAACAGGATGAGTCGGAAATCGATCCTCTGGATCTGGATATTGAGGTGGCCGGAGATATGGACAGCCAGCTGCTGACCCTGGATCAATTGTCTGTGGATACCCGGCCGGCCCAGGTGCTGGCATCTGGAAAATATCATCTGGCAGACCAGATATTGGACGTGTCCCTTACCGTGTCTTCAGATGATCTGCATGCGGTCACCCAGACGTTTGGGCTGTCTCCGGCCAAAGGCCGGGTGAAAGCGGCCGTTCAGGCCACCGGCTCCATAAGCGGGCCGGATATCAGTGTTACCCTGGCCGGCCGGGAGTTGGCAGCGGCCGGTATTCTTGTGAATCAGGTGGATCTCACGGGGAACCTGGATTCAAAAGGACGGGCGACGCTCACGGATTTCACGGTTCAGGGTCCGGGCCTGGATCTGGCTGTGTCAGGGGATGCCGATCTGTTTGATACCGGATTTGCGCTTAAAAAAAGAATCCGGGCCTCCTTGAAAACCATGGGAAATATTCTGCCGGAAACCCTGCTGGCCCGGTCAGACCTGGATGTGGATCCGCAGTTTCTGGATACCCATGTGGCATTTGATCTGAAAAGCCATGTGGACTATGACATGGGCACCGCAGTTGCCATTGCTGGGGTCAAAGAGATCACGATTCCCCGGCAGAACCTGGAAGCGATGGTCGATCTGAATAATCATCGGTTTTCCCTGTTTCTGGAAAATCTGGCTGACATTTCCGGTGTGCTGGATATGAAAAAATCGGCATATACCTTGGATATTGATTTCAAGGCCGGGGATTTCAGTTCGTTGCTGACAGCTGTGGGCATCACCGGTGTCAGCGGCGGCGTGGAAGGCTGGGTCCGGTCCGGGGGCACCCTGCCCGGGGATGTGACCGCACCCCTTGAAACCCATTTGGCTGCGGCCAAAGGGGGGATCACCATTAAAGCGGATATATCGGGTATGGCTGATCAGCCGGATGTCAATGCACTCATAAGCCTGACAGACCTGTCCTGGCATCCGGAATCCTTGGTGCCTGAAATTTCAGATCTGAACGGACGGTTGTCTTTCAAGGATGTGCACCTGGATCTTTTGCATACCCATGCAGCCGATTCCAATGATGCGTCAACCGCAGAATCCGGGGGGATGATTCCGGTCAAAACCGTTCAGGCGGATCTGGGGTTGAACCGGTTGGATGAAAAAGGCCTGGATTTGCAGTTGACCCTGGACCAGAGCATTCATCTGGGCGCATCATTCAATCCGGAAACTTCGGCCTTTGATGTCACAGCGACATTTTCTGCCACACGGCTGGACCCGTTTGTCACTGCGGCGGGAATTTTCGGTATCACAGGACATGTTGACGGACAGATCGAATCCAAAGGGCGGATAAATATGGACCTGCCGCCGCAGATTACAGAACAACTGAAACCGGCCGCCGGTTCCCTGCAACTGGATGCCGATGTGGCCGGATCATTTCATGATCCACAGATCAATGCCGGAATCGTTTTGGACAAATTGTATTATCCGGTTCCGGAAGCCGGCCTGACGGTATCGAATTTCAATGGAATGGTGACGCTGTCCAATGATCAATTAAAAATTGAGTCTATGTCAGCAAAGCTTGGCCAGGGAACCCTGGATATATCCGGGGACCTGGGGCTGGAAAATTTTATGCCGGTAACCGGCCAGGCAAGGGTCCGGGCTTACCATGTGGCCGTATCCATTGAAGATACTCTGGATGCGGCATTTAACACGGATCTGACATTTTCCGGCACCCGGGAGAACTCCCGGGTGACCGGTTCTGTGCAATTGATTCACGGCGAATTTTACAAAGATTTTGATTTTGATCTGGCCGAGGCCCTGGAAAGCCGGAAAATGGGCAGTGCCGGGCCGGTTGACATGTCCTCGAAACCCGGCGGTGAGCCTTCTTTTTTTGAAAAAACGACCCTGGACATTGACGTGAATTATAAAGATCCGTTTATACTGGACAACAATCTGGCCTTTATCATGGTGGCGCCGGACCTGAAAATTACCGGTACCGTTCGTCAGCCCGTGCTCACGGGAAGGGCCGATATTGCGGAAGGAACTGTGGTCTATCATAAGCGCCAGTTCGAAATTGAAAAAGGAATCATCGATTTTGTGGATCCATTCAGAATCGATCCGAAAATCACCCTTCAGGCCAGCACAGCCATTCGCAAATGGGTCATTTATATGGATGTCAGCGGGAAAATGGACAACTTCAGGTTTAAATTATATGCCGATCCTGCAGAAACCCATGAAGATATCCTGTCATTGCTGATCATCGGCAAGACCACACAGGAACTGGGTCAGGGCGGTGGATCCTATACCGGTATTCTGGCGGACAAGGCATCGGAAATGATCGGCAAGGAAGTGTCATCATCCACCCCCCTGGATACATTCAAGCTCGGGTATGACGAATCGGACGGGCAGGGGGGCAATGTCAGTGTCACCATGGGCAAGAAATTGTCGGAACGGCTGGAGGTGATTTATTCCATGGAAACCGAAGACCAGGAAACCGTTCATACCAATTCAGCGGAATATAAAATGCTGGAAAATGTCATACTCAGGGCTTTTAACGATTCACAAGGGGATTTTGGAACCGAAATCACCCTGAAACTGGAGTTCAGATAG